Proteins found in one Brachyspira murdochii DSM 12563 genomic segment:
- a CDS encoding Gfo/Idh/MocA family protein, with translation MDKVNISLIGVGRMGQFHLNVISQINHINLSGIYDADENHLNEISQKYNIKKFNSIDEAIDNADAVIIASPTTFHFEIAKKAVEKGKHVLVEKPMTETYAQALELEEIVKQKNVILQVGHVERFNGAVQELHHIIENPYLIEARRLAPFTPRITDVGVVFDIMIHDLDIVTSLVKKPVIKFSASGKRIRTKNEDIASALLEFEDETIATVSASRVTQEKIRTLAISTEEAYFLLDYATQDITIHRQAASQSNIKTSIGINYKQESIIERVFIHRDNPLKLEDEHFANCILGKDKRFVSIEDDVNTIKLTEAILKEIKKTW, from the coding sequence ATGGATAAAGTTAATATTAGTCTCATAGGTGTAGGAAGAATGGGGCAGTTTCATTTAAATGTTATAAGCCAAATAAATCATATAAATTTATCTGGAATATATGATGCCGATGAAAATCATCTTAATGAAATATCTCAAAAGTATAATATAAAAAAATTTAATAGTATCGATGAAGCTATAGATAATGCAGATGCTGTAATAATAGCAAGCCCTACAACTTTTCATTTTGAAATAGCTAAAAAAGCCGTAGAAAAAGGAAAACATGTTTTGGTAGAAAAACCTATGACAGAAACTTATGCTCAGGCTTTAGAATTGGAAGAGATTGTAAAACAAAAAAATGTTATACTTCAGGTAGGACATGTAGAGAGATTTAATGGTGCTGTTCAAGAACTTCATCATATAATAGAAAATCCTTATTTAATAGAGGCTAGAAGATTGGCTCCTTTTACTCCTCGTATTACAGATGTAGGTGTTGTATTTGATATTATGATACATGATTTGGATATTGTAACTTCATTAGTAAAAAAGCCGGTTATAAAATTTTCTGCAAGCGGAAAGAGAATAAGAACAAAAAATGAAGATATAGCCAGTGCATTATTAGAGTTTGAAGATGAAACTATAGCTACAGTAAGTGCAAGCAGGGTTACTCAGGAAAAAATCAGAACATTGGCTATAAGTACAGAAGAAGCATACTTTTTATTAGACTATGCTACTCAGGATATAACTATACATAGACAGGCAGCAAGTCAGAGCAATATAAAAACTTCTATAGGTATAAACTATAAACAGGAATCTATTATAGAAAGAGTATTTATTCACAGAGATAATCCTTTAAAATTAGAAGACGAGCATTTTGCTAATTGTATATTAGGTAAGGATAAAAGATTTGTTTCTATAGAAGATGATGTTAATACTATCAAATTAACAGAAGCTATATTAAAAGAGATAAAAAAGACTTGGTAA
- the trpA gene encoding tryptophan synthase subunit alpha has protein sequence MSNIYKAFENKKAFIPFITCGYPSLELTEDIIYSMIENGADLIELGIPFSDPTAEGLVIQNANEKALKNHVTREKIFDMVRRIRKNSDIPLVFMTYANVVYSYDIENFLSISKEINIDGLILPDVPFEEKNIFEPFCKKYDIDLISLIAPTSENRIHKISKEASGFVYCVSSLGVTGVRQKIETDIAKIVDLIKKNTNIPAAVGFGISTTEQAKNISKYSDGVIVGSAIIKLCDKYENNSPKYIGEYVRDMKNAMNE, from the coding sequence ATGAGTAATATATACAAAGCATTTGAAAATAAAAAAGCATTTATACCTTTTATAACCTGCGGATATCCTTCTTTAGAATTAACAGAGGATATTATATATTCTATGATTGAAAATGGGGCTGATTTGATAGAGCTTGGAATACCTTTTTCGGATCCTACTGCAGAGGGTCTTGTTATACAAAATGCCAATGAAAAAGCTTTAAAAAATCATGTAACCAGAGAGAAAATTTTTGATATGGTTAGAAGAATAAGAAAAAACAGCGATATACCTTTAGTTTTTATGACTTATGCTAATGTTGTTTATTCTTATGATATAGAAAATTTTTTATCCATATCAAAAGAAATAAATATTGACGGATTAATACTTCCAGACGTACCATTCGAAGAGAAAAATATATTTGAGCCATTTTGCAAAAAATATGATATTGATTTAATTTCTTTAATAGCTCCTACTTCAGAAAACAGAATACATAAAATTTCAAAAGAGGCATCAGGTTTTGTGTACTGCGTATCATCGCTTGGAGTTACAGGAGTTCGTCAAAAAATAGAAACAGATATTGCTAAAATTGTAGACTTAATAAAGAAAAATACAAATATACCTGCGGCAGTTGGATTTGGTATATCAACAACAGAACAGGCTAAAAATATAAGTAAGTATTCTGATGGTGTCATAGTTGGAAGTGCAATAATAAAACTTTGCGATAAATATGAAAATAATTCGCCAAAATATATAGGAGAGTATGTGAGAGATATGAAAAATGCTATGAATGAATAA
- the trpB gene encoding tryptophan synthase subunit beta: MGNKYFGMHGGMFIPETLMNAVLELEEAYNYYKDDKDFNAELKDLLNNYANRPSRLYFAKRMTDNLKGAKIYLKREDLNHTGSHKINNVIGQILLAKKMGKKRVIAETGAGQHGVATATVAALMDMECEIFMGEEDIQRQSLNVYRMRLLGSKVHSVKTGTATLKDAVSETLREWTSRIDDTHYVLGSVMGPHPFPTIVRDFQAVISKEIKEQIYEYENKLPSMIIACVGGGSNAMGAFYNFIEDKDVKLIGCEAAGRGIDTLETAATISTGKIGIFHGMRSYFCQDSQGQIAPVYSISAGLDYPGVGPEHSFLHDTKRAEYVAVTDDEAIEAFEYLSRIEGIIPAIESAHAVYYAMKKAPSMNKDDIIVINLSGRGDKDCSSVAKYRGENIYE, encoded by the coding sequence ATGGGAAATAAATATTTTGGTATGCATGGAGGAATGTTTATACCTGAAACTTTAATGAATGCCGTATTAGAATTGGAAGAGGCTTATAATTATTATAAAGATGATAAAGATTTTAATGCTGAATTAAAAGACTTATTAAATAATTATGCCAACAGACCTTCAAGGCTATATTTTGCAAAAAGAATGACTGATAATTTAAAGGGAGCAAAAATATATTTAAAGAGAGAGGATTTAAATCATACAGGCTCTCATAAAATAAATAATGTAATAGGTCAGATACTTCTTGCAAAGAAAATGGGAAAAAAAAGAGTAATAGCAGAAACAGGAGCAGGACAGCATGGAGTAGCGACAGCAACAGTTGCCGCATTAATGGATATGGAATGCGAAATATTTATGGGCGAAGAGGATATACAAAGGCAGTCTTTGAATGTTTATAGAATGCGTTTACTCGGCTCTAAAGTGCATTCTGTGAAAACAGGAACTGCAACTTTAAAAGATGCCGTATCTGAAACTTTAAGGGAATGGACTTCAAGAATAGATGATACGCATTATGTATTAGGTTCTGTTATGGGACCTCATCCTTTTCCTACTATTGTAAGAGATTTTCAAGCTGTTATTTCAAAGGAGATAAAAGAACAGATTTATGAGTATGAAAATAAATTACCTAGTATGATAATAGCCTGCGTAGGAGGAGGCTCTAATGCTATGGGGGCTTTTTATAATTTTATTGAAGATAAAGATGTTAAACTTATAGGCTGTGAGGCTGCAGGAAGAGGAATTGACACATTGGAAACAGCTGCTACTATTTCTACAGGTAAAATAGGTATATTTCATGGCATGCGTTCATATTTTTGTCAGGACAGTCAAGGACAGATAGCTCCTGTTTATTCGATATCTGCTGGGCTTGATTACCCCGGTGTAGGTCCTGAGCATAGTTTTTTGCATGATACTAAAAGAGCTGAATATGTTGCTGTTACAGATGATGAAGCTATAGAAGCATTTGAATATTTATCTCGTATAGAGGGTATAATACCTGCTATAGAAAGTGCCCATGCAGTTTATTATGCCATGAAAAAAGCTCCTTCTATGAATAAAGATGATATTATAGTTATTAATCTTTCTGGAAGGGGGGATAAGGATTGTTCATCAGTAGCTAAATACAGAGGAGAAAATATTTATGAGTAA
- a CDS encoding phosphoribosylanthranilate isomerase — translation MRSSLIKTCGLFREEDIDYANKLDADYIGFVFASGSKRKVDFSLAYKLKRKLKNTIKAVGVFRDNSIDFITYLFNENIIDLVQLHGKEDNDFLDNLKSKINADIIKAISIKDEYSFNHSFISDFILLDSSNAGSGNSFDWKFLKNKLDNDKNFKKEFNTKYFLAGGININNIKEALELNPYCIDLSSGLEVNGVKDFNKMKSIIDEVNIIKGAYNGK, via the coding sequence ACTTATAAAAACCTGCGGGCTTTTTAGAGAAGAGGATATAGACTATGCTAATAAACTTGATGCTGATTATATAGGTTTTGTTTTTGCCTCTGGAAGTAAAAGAAAGGTTGATTTTTCTTTGGCTTATAAATTAAAAAGAAAATTAAAAAATACTATAAAAGCAGTAGGAGTGTTTCGTGATAACAGCATTGATTTTATAACTTATTTATTTAATGAAAATATAATAGATTTAGTTCAGCTTCATGGTAAAGAGGATAATGATTTTTTGGATAATTTAAAATCAAAAATTAATGCTGATATTATCAAGGCTATTTCTATAAAAGATGAATATTCTTTTAATCATTCTTTTATATCTGATTTTATTCTTCTTGACAGCAGTAATGCAGGTTCTGGAAATAGTTTTGATTGGAAGTTTTTAAAAAACAAATTAGATAATGATAAAAATTTTAAAAAAGAGTTTAATACAAAATATTTTTTGGCAGGAGGAATAAATATTAATAATATAAAAGAAGCATTGGAATTAAATCCTTATTGCATAGATTTATCAAGCGGATTGGAAGTTAATGGAGTTAAGGATTTTAACAAAATGAAAAGTATTATAGATGAAGTAAACATAATTAAAGGAGCTTATAATGGGAAATAA